A single region of the Capra hircus breed San Clemente chromosome 14, ASM170441v1, whole genome shotgun sequence genome encodes:
- the ODF1 gene encoding outer dense fiber of sperm tails 1 (The RefSeq protein has 3 substitutions compared to this genomic sequence), protein MAALSCLLDSVRRDIKKVDRELGQLRCIDELSARCLCDLYVHPYCCCDLHPYPYCLCYAKRPRSCGLCDLYPCCLCDVKLYCLRPSLRSLERKAIRAIEDEKRELAKLRRTTNRILASSCCSSNILGSVNVCGFEPDQVKVRVKDGKVCVSAERENRYDCLGSKKYSYMNICKEFSLPPCVDEKDVTYSYGLGSCVKIESPCYPCTSPCNPCNPCSPCSPCSPCSPCSPCSPCSPCNPCDPCNPCYPCGSRFSCRKMIL, encoded by the exons ATGGCTGCACTGAGTTGTCTTTTGGACAGTGTGAGGAGGGACATCAAGAAGGTGGACAGAGAGCTGAGGCAGCTGCGATGCATCGACGAGCTCAGCGCGCGGTGCCTCTGCGACCTGTACGTGCACCCCTACTGCTGCTGCGACCTGCACCCCTACCCCTACTGCCTGTGCTATGCCAAGCGGCCGCGCTCCTGCGGCCTGTGCGACCTCTACCCGTGCTGCCTGTGTGACGTGAAGCTTTACTGTCTTCGCCCGTCTCTCAGGAGTCTGGAGAGGAAAGCCATTAGAGCGATAGAGGATGAGAAGAGAGAGCTTGCCAA ACTGAGAAGAACAACAAATAGAATTCTGGCGTCCTCTTGCTGTAGCAGTAACATTTTAGGATCGGTGAACGTGTGCGGCTTTGAACCGGATCAAGTCAAGGTGAGAGTGAAGGACGGAAAGGTGTGCGTGTCGGCCGAGCGCGAGAACAGATACGACTGCCTGGGGTCGAAAAAATACAGCTACATGAACATCTGCAAAGAGTTCAGCTTGCCCCCGTGCGTGGACGAGAAGGACGTGACGTACTCCTACGGGCTCGGCAGTTGTGTCAAGATCGAGTCTCCCTGCTACCCTTGCACGTCTCCCTGTAACCCCTGTAACCCCTGTAGCCCCTGTAGCCCCTGTAACCCCTGTAACCCCTGCAGCCCCTGTAGCCCCTGCAGCCCCTGTAACCCCTGTGACCCCTGTAACCCCTGCTATCCTTGTGGGAGCCGGTTTTCCTGTAGGAAGATGATCTTGTAA